The sequence AGTGGTAATGTGGTCAGAACCTTCTTTGGTAAAACCCACAGTAGGGTATATTGGAAGCAGCGCCATCCACGCATTAAAGGCTACAAAAATAAAGATCGTTGCAAGAAGAGGGAACCATTTCCTAGCATATTTTTCACCAGCGACGCCTTTTACAAAACCAAACAAGGCTTCAATCAAAAATTCTAATAATCCCTGAAGACGACCTGGGACAAAGCTCATTTTACGAGTGCCCAATCCGAAGAGTAAAAGAATGACGAAAGTGGTCAGCCACGCAGACAGCAGGGTATTGGTTACCACAAAACCACCAATCGTAAACACTTCCTGAGGAGCTAAGTGAACCTCTGGGACAGGAACGAAATAATCGTTCCCTAATAAAGCGGATCCGATTGCACCTAGGAGGATCCCTACTATGGCAAGTACAAGAGCAAGTACTACTACCAGCTTAACCACTTATTGCTATGCCCCCTATTTTCATTTGGCGTTTTTCTCGCTTTTAAGAAAGATCGAAGTCATTCTGTAAGCACCATAAAACGCAACAATTAATCCAGTTAACAAACCTATTAAAAGTAATATCGGTGTCGTACTGAATCTCTCATCAAGCCAAAGTCCCAACAGGGTTGGCGCAATGATCGCGGTAGCGATATACCACCCTAAACCAATAAACTGACCTGCTGTGACCATCCATGGGCGCGTTCTCATCGGTTCACCCAACGGCACGTGAATCTTATCACTATCACTCTCATCCCTGCAAAAAAATCAAATTTTATCCGGTCAGCAATACCTCAACTATCTATTATGAATCAGATTTTTCTCCTAGATCTTCTAATCCTGGCAGATCTTGAAGGAAATCTGAGAATGCAGACATTTTTTGAATCTCTTCTTCGGTAATCTTTTTTGATAGAGGCATAGTATTTTTTATATCAGGCGAAAACTCGCCTGAATCTTCCCCAGAAATTGCATTACCCATGGAAATTGCAGCCTTCTCAAGAACATTTTCCTGAACGAATATCGGTATGCATGCATTAATCCCGCGAGAGTTGTCGTTATTTGAATCTTCAATCATAGATTGAGCCTCATGTATAGAAGCAACCCAGTGCTCTTCACCGTTGCTGCCTAGGACTGTATACCCACCTCTAACAGCAATAGCCATCGCATCACTAGGCCTACAGTCTATTTCTTTGAAAGTGCCGTCAGGCAGTTTTACACTTAAATGAGCGTAGAATGTGTCGTTCGTTAATTCAGAAACTACAACCCGTTCTATATTTGCACCAAGTGCACTCACAATCGAGCTAAGTAGATCATGTGTTAGCGGCCTAGCTACTGAAACATCTTGAAGCTTTATAGCAATTGAATCAGCTTCAGGTGAGCCAATCCAAATAGGCAGGTATCTATCTGCATCTTTTTCTTTGAGAATTACCACTCGCTGGTAATTCATAAGGCTGACACGGATGCTATCAATCAGCATCTCTTGCATAGCAATCCCCCTACTATCCTTCATCCCAATTCTAGGGAGACCTTTAACTGAGGTCAATCAAATGATTTTTCCGCAGAAAACCATAGTCTTCGATAATTCATATTCCCTTAAAATGGTGATCTATTTTAGGGGTATTTATACCTAATATAATTTATAATTTTTAAGGTTTATCTAATCTTCAAGGTTTATCTTATGCAAGCAACTCAGCGAACTCATACACTAGTTGACACTTTTATACCCGGTCAGGGCATATTGCGTGCGGTTCTACTCGTTGTTGGCTTTTCCTTTCTAGTAGCGCTCTTTGCGCAGATTTCCATAAAATTACCTTTTACTACTGTTCCCATTACAGGTCAGACGCTAGCGGTATTACTTGCTGGAGGTGCATTGGGTTCTAAAAAAGGAGCCACCAGTTTAGGCCTCTACGCATTGTGGGGAACAATAGGAATCCCTGTTTATGCTCCATCACAAACTGCAGAGACAATTCACTTTATTTTGCCATGGTCAGGAACTGCTGACCCTTTCTGGTTACTCACTAGTGGCGGATACATAATAGGGTTCATCTTAGCTGCGTATATCGTCGGCTATTTCGCAGAGCGAGGCTGGGATCGGGCCTGGAATGTTACTGTGGCAATGCTACTTGGAAATGTTGCCATTTACTTGCCAGGATTGCTTTGGCTAGGCTATCTGATTTCATCAGGGTCACTTGATGCACAATTAGGATTTAAACTTGCAGAAGTAATTCCTGGTAGCTCGAGTTTTGAAAAGACTCTGGTCGGTGGTTTCTATCCTTTCGTAGTTGGAGATTTGCTGAAGCTATATCTAGCTTCAATTTGCCTTCCAGGAGCATGGATAATCCTTGGGAAAAAGAGGAATTAGTTAAGTGGAAATAACTTGGATTGGACATGCATCATTAAGGATACGCTCTGGTAATAAATCATTAATAAGTGACCCTTTTCCGCCTTCTCTAGGATTAAATTACCCTCCTGCAGTCTCGCAATCTGACGTATTGACCTTAAGCAGTTCGGATGCTTTGCATTCAGCTCACGAGGTAATTAATGGCAAACCTGTAGTACTTGAAGGGCCTGGGGAATATGAAGCCTCAGGGATGCATATTCGCGGAATAAGAACTACACGCCGGACTCCAGAAAACGAACCCCAACTATGGAATACAATTTATGTGATAG is a genomic window of Dehalococcoidia bacterium containing:
- the atpB gene encoding F0F1 ATP synthase subunit A, with translation MVKLVVVLALVLAIVGILLGAIGSALLGNDYFVPVPEVHLAPQEVFTIGGFVVTNTLLSAWLTTFVILLLFGLGTRKMSFVPGRLQGLLEFLIEALFGFVKGVAGEKYARKWFPLLATIFIFVAFNAWMALLPIYPTVGFTKEGSDHITTHLFRSAGTDINMPLALAVIAFIFIEIWGFRVHGLGYLKEFIRIGNPIQMFIGLIELISHFIRLVSFTFRLFGNMLAGEIVLFMMTFLTIIITPVIFYGLEILVGGVQALVFMGLTLVFAVMAVATHGDHSQEDSEAESH
- a CDS encoding AtpZ/AtpI family protein; this encodes MRTRPWMVTAGQFIGLGWYIATAIIAPTLLGLWLDERFSTTPILLLIGLLTGLIVAFYGAYRMTSIFLKSEKNAK
- a CDS encoding biotin transporter BioY; this translates as MQATQRTHTLVDTFIPGQGILRAVLLVVGFSFLVALFAQISIKLPFTTVPITGQTLAVLLAGGALGSKKGATSLGLYALWGTIGIPVYAPSQTAETIHFILPWSGTADPFWLLTSGGYIIGFILAAYIVGYFAERGWDRAWNVTVAMLLGNVAIYLPGLLWLGYLISSGSLDAQLGFKLAEVIPGSSSFEKTLVGGFYPFVVGDLLKLYLASICLPGAWIILGKKRN
- a CDS encoding bifunctional nuclease family protein; translated protein: MQEMLIDSIRVSLMNYQRVVILKEKDADRYLPIWIGSPEADSIAIKLQDVSVARPLTHDLLSSIVSALGANIERVVVSELTNDTFYAHLSVKLPDGTFKEIDCRPSDAMAIAVRGGYTVLGSNGEEHWVASIHEAQSMIEDSNNDNSRGINACIPIFVQENVLEKAAISMGNAISGEDSGEFSPDIKNTMPLSKKITEEEIQKMSAFSDFLQDLPGLEDLGEKSDS